In Ailuropoda melanoleuca isolate Jingjing chromosome X, ASM200744v2, whole genome shotgun sequence, a single genomic region encodes these proteins:
- the LOC100472717 gene encoding calcyclin-binding protein-like → MQQKSQRKAELLDSEKPAAVVAPITTGYTVKISNYGWDQSDNFVKIYITLTGVHQVPTENVQVHFTERSFDLLVKNLNGKSYSMIVNNLLKPISVEGSSKKVKTDTLLILCRKKAENTWWDYLTQVEKECKEKEKPSYDTETDPSEGLMNVLKKINEDGDDDMKRTINKAWVESREKQAKGDTEF, encoded by the coding sequence ATGCAGcagaaatcacagagaaaagcagaactTCTTGACAGTGAAAAGCCAGCTGCTGTGGTTGCTCCTATTACAACAGGATATACAGTGAAAATCAGTAATTACGGATGGGATCAGTCAGATAACTTTGTGAAAATCTACATTACCTTAACTGGAGTTCATCAAGTCCCCACTGAGAATGTGCAGGTGCATTTCACAGAGAGGTCATTTGATCTTTTGGTAAAGAATTTAAATGGGAAGAGTTACTCCATGATTGTGAACAATCTCTTAAAACCCATCTCTGTGGAAGGCAGTTCAAAAAAAGTCAAGACAGATACACTTCTTATCTTATGTAGAAAGAAAGCTGAAAACACATGGTGGGACTACCTTACTCAGGttgaaaaagaatgcaaagagaaagaaaagccctCCTATGACACTGAAACAGATCCTAGTGAAGGACTGATGAATGttctaaagaaaattaatgaagatGGAGATGATGATATGAAGCGAACCATTAATAAAGCTTGGGTGGAATCGAGAGAGAAGCAAGCCAAAGGAGACACAGAATTTTAA